In Mucilaginibacter celer, one DNA window encodes the following:
- a CDS encoding aminotransferase class I/II-fold pyridoxal phosphate-dependent enzyme: MDLFDKITKSLGGPIGQHQKWSHGYFSFPKLEGEIGPHMQFKGKEHLVWSLNNYLGLANHPEVREADAKAAADYGMAYPMGARMMSGNSIHHEELEDGLAKFVGKQSAFLLNYGYQGMVSIIDALVDRNDVIVYDAESHACIIDGVRLHMGKRFVYQHNDIESCEKQLERATRLTEQTGGGILLITEGVFGMSGAQGKLKEVADLKKKFNFRLLVDDAHGFGTMGKTGAGTHEEQGCLEEVDVYFATFAKSMAGIGAFVAADQDIINYLRYNMRSQTFAKALPMPMVLGLKKRFEMLKTQPELREKLWLIANALQSGLKERGFDLGASNTMVTPVFLKGDLFEATALTRDLRENYGVFCSIVVYPVIPKGLIVLRLIPTASHSLEDVQRTLDAYSAIGEKLKAGYYKENKLEIA, encoded by the coding sequence TTGGATTTATTTGATAAAATAACGAAAAGTCTGGGTGGGCCGATAGGTCAGCATCAGAAGTGGTCGCATGGTTATTTTTCTTTTCCTAAGCTGGAGGGCGAAATTGGTCCTCACATGCAGTTTAAAGGTAAAGAACATTTGGTTTGGAGCCTGAACAACTACCTTGGTTTGGCTAACCACCCCGAAGTAAGGGAAGCCGACGCCAAAGCCGCTGCCGATTACGGTATGGCTTACCCAATGGGTGCAAGGATGATGTCTGGAAATTCGATCCATCACGAAGAACTGGAAGACGGCTTAGCAAAATTTGTAGGCAAACAATCGGCCTTTTTGTTAAACTACGGCTACCAGGGCATGGTATCTATCATTGATGCACTGGTAGACAGGAATGATGTTATTGTATACGATGCAGAATCGCACGCCTGTATTATTGACGGCGTACGTTTACACATGGGCAAACGCTTTGTTTACCAGCACAACGATATCGAAAGCTGCGAAAAACAGCTTGAACGCGCAACCCGCTTAACCGAGCAAACCGGTGGCGGTATCCTGTTAATTACCGAAGGCGTATTCGGTATGTCGGGCGCGCAGGGCAAACTGAAAGAAGTTGCCGATTTGAAAAAGAAATTCAATTTCCGTTTACTGGTTGATGACGCGCATGGTTTTGGTACCATGGGCAAAACCGGTGCCGGCACTCACGAAGAACAAGGCTGTTTGGAAGAAGTGGATGTATATTTTGCAACCTTCGCCAAATCAATGGCCGGTATTGGCGCTTTCGTAGCTGCCGATCAGGATATTATTAATTATCTGCGCTATAATATGCGTTCGCAAACTTTTGCCAAAGCATTACCTATGCCGATGGTATTGGGCTTAAAAAAGCGTTTCGAAATGCTGAAAACCCAACCCGAGCTTCGTGAAAAACTGTGGTTGATAGCCAACGCGCTGCAATCGGGTTTAAAAGAACGCGGTTTTGATCTTGGCGCTTCAAACACCATGGTTACCCCGGTATTTTTAAAAGGCGACCTGTTTGAAGCTACTGCTTTGACCCGCGACCTGCGTGAAAACTACGGCGTATTTTGCTCGATAGTGGTTTACCCGGTAATCCCTAAAGGCTTGATCGTGCTGAGGCTAATCCCAACTGCTTCGCATAGCCTGGAAGATGTACAGCGTACGCTTGACGCTTACAGCGCGATAGGCGAGAAGCTGAAAGCCGGTTATTATAAAGAGAATAAACTGGAGATTGCTTAA
- the ftsZ gene encoding cell division protein FtsZ has protein sequence MHFEMLKEKSSIIKVIGVGGGGGNAVNHMYRQGITGVDFIICNTDAQALELSPIPNKVQLGASLTEGMGAGSIPEVGKNSAIENIDDIKQMLGANTKMLFITAGMGGGTGTGASPIIAKAAREMDILTVGIVTTPFSFEGKRRKMQADAGLEELRKYVDSFLVISNDRLRQIFGNLTMSSAFAQADNILTTAAKGIAEIITLPGYINVDFKDVRTVMKDSGVSIMGSFSADGENRALKAVEGALASPLLKDNEIEGARYILLNISSGLKEVTMDEISVITDYIQEEAGLAADLIWGNCMDENLGDQLSVTIIATGFQTRDEREKEHSNKKIVSMLVPEEPQHAKPVNEFIKPVKANAPAEPYMKQPQAKEDARQGGLFDMFAGSRQEEPAVVRHNLMNEEEPEADNEPDTAGFTFKMSEPVSYEQPPVREQPRMPEPEPTPVPAPAPQPVVGADDNKTNESIEEQLKKSRERIMRLKDLSMKLRTGNIQELENVPAYKRKEIALQDTPASDESQISRFSLIQDSEGNVEIRNNNSYLHGNAD, from the coding sequence ATGCATTTTGAAATGTTAAAAGAAAAATCGTCTATCATCAAAGTAATTGGTGTTGGCGGTGGTGGTGGCAACGCGGTAAACCATATGTACAGGCAAGGAATTACCGGTGTTGATTTTATAATCTGCAACACTGATGCCCAGGCATTGGAGCTTAGCCCTATACCTAACAAGGTGCAATTGGGTGCCAGCTTAACCGAGGGCATGGGTGCAGGCTCGATACCCGAAGTTGGCAAAAACTCGGCTATTGAAAATATTGACGATATTAAACAAATGTTGGGTGCCAATACCAAAATGCTGTTTATTACAGCAGGTATGGGTGGTGGTACAGGTACAGGCGCAAGCCCTATCATTGCCAAAGCAGCCCGCGAAATGGATATATTAACGGTGGGTATTGTTACTACGCCTTTCTCTTTTGAGGGTAAGCGCCGTAAAATGCAGGCCGATGCCGGTTTGGAAGAACTGCGCAAATATGTGGATTCGTTCCTGGTGATCTCGAACGACAGGCTGCGCCAAATTTTTGGTAACTTAACCATGAGCTCGGCATTTGCACAGGCCGATAATATTTTGACCACGGCGGCCAAAGGTATTGCCGAGATCATCACCTTACCGGGCTATATCAACGTGGATTTTAAAGATGTGCGCACCGTAATGAAAGACAGTGGCGTATCTATCATGGGTAGCTTTAGCGCTGATGGTGAAAACCGCGCATTGAAAGCCGTGGAAGGTGCCCTGGCATCGCCGTTGTTGAAAGATAACGAAATTGAAGGTGCACGCTATATATTATTGAACATCAGTTCGGGCCTTAAGGAGGTTACCATGGATGAGATCAGCGTAATTACTGATTATATCCAGGAAGAAGCCGGCCTTGCCGCCGATCTGATTTGGGGTAACTGTATGGACGAGAACCTGGGCGACCAGCTATCGGTTACCATCATAGCCACCGGCTTCCAGACAAGAGATGAGCGCGAAAAGGAGCACAGCAACAAAAAAATTGTTTCGATGCTGGTACCTGAAGAGCCTCAGCATGCAAAACCGGTTAATGAGTTTATAAAACCTGTTAAAGCCAATGCCCCTGCCGAGCCTTACATGAAACAACCTCAGGCCAAGGAAGATGCAAGGCAAGGTGGCCTTTTTGATATGTTTGCCGGAAGTCGCCAGGAAGAGCCTGCTGTGGTTAGGCATAACCTGATGAATGAAGAAGAGCCTGAAGCAGATAACGAACCGGATACCGCAGGCTTCACCTTTAAAATGAGCGAGCCCGTAAGCTATGAGCAGCCGCCGGTAAGGGAACAACCGCGCATGCCCGAGCCGGAACCAACACCGGTTCCCGCCCCTGCACCGCAACCTGTAGTTGGCGCTGATGATAACAAAACCAACGAATCGATAGAAGAGCAGTTGAAAAAATCGCGCGAGCGGATTATGAGGCTTAAAGACCTGAGCATGAAACTGCGCACCGGCAACATCCAGGAACTGGAAAACGTACCGGCCTACAAACGCAAGGAGATAGCGCTGCAGGATACCCCGGCATCTGACGAAAGCCAGATTTCAAGGTTTTCACTGATCCAGGATAGTGAGGGTAACGTAGAGATCAGGAATAATAACTCGTACCTGCACGGAAACGCGGATTGA
- the ftsA gene encoding cell division protein FtsA has translation MDKSSTQEKSSPIVVGLDIGTTKICAIVGRRSRNGKIEVLGIGKAESAGVTRGVVSNIDKTVQGILQSVDIAGSQSNVEVRVVNVGIAGQHIKSLQHRGLITRRDLQTEISRKDIDKLIEDMYNLVMPPGEEIIHVLPQEFTVDNEPGIKDPIGMAGVRLEANFHIISGQVTAIKNIVKCVNKASLESQELILEPLASSESVLSEEEKEAGVVLVDIGGGTTDVAIFHEGIIRHTAVIPFGGNSVTEDIREGCSVMRNIAEQLKVRFGSALADENKENEIVCVPGLRGREPKEISVKNLAYVIQARMEEIVEHVYYEIKSSGYEKKLIAGIVITGGGAQLKHLRQLVEFVTGLDCRVGYPTEHLAKNEVLPKNTYEELQSPTFATGIGLLIKGIQKMEYMNEAIPAEVKTVKPKYDAKNKEGGLLDRLLKKSITFIKDDIKDEDFLK, from the coding sequence ATGGACAAAAGCTCAACTCAGGAAAAAAGTTCGCCAATTGTAGTAGGATTGGATATCGGGACTACCAAGATATGCGCTATAGTTGGGCGCAGGAGCAGGAACGGAAAAATTGAGGTATTAGGTATTGGCAAAGCCGAATCTGCGGGTGTAACGCGCGGTGTGGTTTCAAATATAGATAAAACAGTACAGGGTATCCTGCAGTCGGTTGATATTGCCGGCTCACAATCAAACGTTGAGGTGAGGGTGGTGAACGTGGGCATTGCAGGCCAGCATATTAAAAGCTTGCAGCACCGCGGTTTAATAACCCGCAGGGATCTGCAAACAGAAATCAGCCGTAAGGATATTGATAAGCTGATTGAGGATATGTACAACCTGGTGATGCCTCCGGGCGAGGAAATTATCCACGTACTACCACAGGAGTTTACCGTAGATAACGAGCCGGGTATTAAAGATCCTATCGGTATGGCTGGTGTTAGGTTGGAAGCCAACTTCCATATCATATCGGGCCAGGTTACGGCCATTAAAAACATTGTAAAATGTGTTAACAAAGCCAGTCTGGAAAGCCAGGAACTGATACTGGAACCGTTGGCATCTTCGGAATCTGTATTGAGCGAAGAAGAAAAAGAAGCCGGTGTGGTATTGGTGGATATTGGTGGTGGTACTACCGATGTGGCCATCTTTCACGAAGGTATCATCCGTCATACAGCGGTTATCCCATTCGGTGGTAACAGCGTGACTGAGGATATCCGCGAAGGCTGTTCTGTAATGCGCAACATTGCCGAGCAATTGAAAGTAAGGTTTGGATCGGCTTTGGCTGATGAAAATAAAGAGAACGAGATTGTTTGCGTTCCGGGATTGCGTGGCCGCGAACCTAAAGAGATCTCGGTTAAAAACCTGGCTTATGTGATCCAGGCCCGTATGGAAGAGATTGTAGAGCATGTTTACTACGAGATCAAATCATCGGGTTATGAGAAAAAACTAATTGCCGGCATTGTGATAACAGGCGGTGGTGCCCAGTTAAAACACCTGCGCCAGTTGGTGGAATTTGTTACCGGTTTAGATTGCCGCGTGGGCTACCCCACAGAGCACCTGGCCAAAAACGAAGTGCTGCCAAAAAACACTTACGAAGAATTACAAAGCCCAACTTTTGCCACCGGCATAGGTTTGCTGATAAAAGGTATCCAGAAAATGGAGTACATGAATGAAGCAATCCCGGCCGAAGTAAAAACGGTTAAGCCAAAATACGATGCTAAAAATAAAGAAGGCGGCTTGTTAGACAGGCTGCTGAAAAAAAGCATCACATTTATTAAGGATGACATTAAGGATGAGGACTTTCTGAAGTAA
- a CDS encoding cell division protein FtsQ/DivIB — translation MNKKLIWKRLLIGCAWVICLGGLVVLMGFIETKKADVVCTAVNVSIPGGQYFIDKQEVDHIIEAEGRSLVGRRIENIDIQALEDKLKANPFIEFAKVYAEMDGVLQVEVSQRQPILRIMNHYDMDFYVDQHGLKIPLSQNFTARVLVANGFIEELFTNRVDSLHTRLAKDLFKTADYIRKDSLWDAQIAQMYVNANREIELIPRVGNQRILIGNADSLGIKLNNLQAFYKQVLPRVGWDTYRIINVKYTNQVIGIKNENIKADSAKAANAAKTDSAKMKKDTSQIKL, via the coding sequence ATGAATAAAAAACTCATTTGGAAGCGCCTGCTGATAGGTTGTGCCTGGGTAATATGCCTGGGTGGCCTTGTGGTGCTGATGGGTTTTATTGAAACAAAAAAGGCAGATGTGGTTTGCACCGCGGTTAACGTAAGCATCCCCGGCGGCCAGTATTTTATTGATAAGCAGGAAGTAGATCATATTATTGAAGCCGAAGGCCGGTCATTAGTGGGCAGAAGGATTGAGAATATCGATATCCAGGCGTTGGAAGATAAACTGAAAGCAAACCCTTTCATCGAGTTTGCCAAGGTTTATGCCGAAATGGATGGTGTGTTACAGGTAGAGGTTAGCCAGCGCCAGCCGATACTGCGTATCATGAATCATTATGATATGGATTTTTATGTAGATCAACATGGTTTAAAAATTCCGCTATCGCAAAACTTTACCGCAAGGGTATTGGTGGCCAATGGCTTTATTGAGGAGTTGTTTACCAACCGTGTAGATTCACTGCATACAAGGCTGGCAAAAGATCTGTTTAAAACGGCAGATTACATCCGCAAAGATTCGCTTTGGGACGCGCAGATAGCGCAGATGTACGTGAACGCCAACCGCGAGATCGAACTGATCCCTCGTGTGGGTAACCAAAGGATTTTAATAGGCAATGCAGATTCGCTCGGCATTAAACTGAACAACCTGCAGGCCTTTTACAAACAGGTATTGCCGCGCGTTGGCTGGGATACCTACAGGATAATAAACGTAAAATATACCAACCAGGTAATCGGTATAAAAAATGAAAATATAAAAGCCGATTCGGCCAAAGCAGCTAATGCTGCCAAAACAGATTCAGCTAAAATGAAGAAGGATACATCTCAAATTAAATTGTAA
- the murC gene encoding UDP-N-acetylmuramate--L-alanine ligase, with protein sequence MELHDIKRVYLIGIGGIGMSGLARYFHHLGCIVCGYDKTETELTSQLHNEGIQIVFEDHAEYIHMSFQKPCNDTLIIYTPAVPKDSHIVNYFKNHGFELFKRSQVLGLISKSSYTIAVAGTHGKTTTSTMVAHLLKASGNDCSAFLGGISSNYQTNVLYGSNNVMVVEADEYDRSFLTLYPDVAIITSMDADHLDIYGDHAHLTESFKLFASQIKPGGTLVHKNGLPLDEGYTYAFEDATADAHASNVRIIDGDFYFDYNSATVNISDIRMGIAGTHNIENAVAAIEAVLKLDIAPADIKAALASFRGVKRRFEYIVKTPKHIYIDDYAHHPEELRACISSIKRLYPAKKLTAIFQPHLYTRTRDFADGFAEVLDMVDELILLEIYPARELPIEGVNSQMLLNRMQLPNKKILSKEAAVAAIAAEKPELLLTVGAGDIDTLVNPLKQVLINE encoded by the coding sequence ATGGAACTGCACGATATAAAAAGGGTTTACCTGATTGGCATAGGCGGCATCGGTATGAGCGGCCTGGCACGCTATTTCCATCATTTGGGTTGCATTGTTTGCGGATATGATAAAACAGAAACTGAGTTAACCAGTCAGTTACACAACGAAGGCATCCAGATAGTTTTTGAAGATCATGCGGAGTATATCCACATGAGTTTTCAGAAACCATGTAACGATACGCTGATCATTTATACGCCGGCGGTACCTAAGGATTCGCACATCGTTAATTACTTTAAAAATCACGGGTTCGAGTTATTCAAACGCTCGCAGGTTTTAGGTTTGATCAGTAAAAGTTCTTATACAATCGCTGTTGCTGGTACGCATGGTAAAACCACTACCTCAACTATGGTGGCGCATTTGCTAAAGGCATCGGGTAATGATTGTTCGGCTTTTCTGGGTGGTATTTCATCAAACTACCAAACCAATGTGCTGTATGGCAGCAATAACGTAATGGTGGTTGAAGCTGATGAGTACGACCGCTCGTTTTTAACGCTGTATCCTGATGTGGCTATCATCACATCGATGGATGCCGACCATTTGGATATTTATGGCGATCATGCGCATTTAACCGAATCGTTTAAGTTGTTCGCTTCGCAGATAAAACCGGGGGGTACGCTGGTGCATAAAAATGGTTTGCCTTTAGATGAAGGTTATACCTATGCCTTTGAAGATGCAACCGCGGATGCCCACGCATCGAACGTTAGGATCATCGATGGCGATTTTTACTTTGATTACAACAGCGCCACGGTAAACATTTCCGATATCAGGATGGGTATTGCCGGTACGCACAATATAGAAAACGCCGTGGCAGCAATCGAGGCTGTGCTGAAACTGGATATCGCTCCGGCGGATATTAAAGCGGCGCTGGCATCATTCAGAGGCGTTAAACGCAGGTTTGAATACATTGTTAAAACGCCTAAGCATATTTATATAGATGATTATGCGCATCACCCCGAAGAATTGAGGGCTTGTATATCATCCATAAAAAGGTTGTATCCGGCTAAAAAATTAACAGCCATATTTCAGCCGCACCTGTACACCCGCACCCGCGATTTTGCGGATGGTTTTGCCGAGGTGCTGGACATGGTTGATGAGCTGATACTGCTGGAGATTTACCCCGCACGCGAACTGCCTATTGAAGGTGTTAACTCGCAAATGCTGCTTAACCGCATGCAGTTGCCGAACAAAAAGATATTAAGTAAAGAGGCCGCGGTAGCCGCGATAGCTGCCGAAAAGCCAGAACTGTTATTAACTGTAGGCGCCGGTGATATTGATACACTGGTGAACCCATTAAAACAAGTATTGATCAATGAATAA
- the murG gene encoding undecaprenyldiphospho-muramoylpentapeptide beta-N-acetylglucosaminyltransferase has translation MSKRIIISGGGTGGHIFPAISIANALKAIDPNTEILFVGANGRMEMEKVPAAGYKIIGLDIQGIQRGSIKKNLMFPVKLAKSVLTAIKIIKDFKPDAAVGVGGYASGPLLYAASLKNIPYLIQEQNSYAGITNKWLGKHAKKICVAFDGMEKFFPMDRIIKTGNPIRKDAVNIAGKHNQALELYSLSAFKKTILVTGGSLGARTLNNSIMNGIDKLLAADVQVIWQTGKFYYKGIIEKLGENYHPNLQIREFLTRMDLAYAAADIIISRAGAGTIAELCVIKKPVILVPSPNVAEDHQTKNALALVHENAAVFVADRDAEAKLVDRALELLADRDLQKKLSNNIAQMAMPNADETIAKELIQIISNN, from the coding sequence ATGTCAAAAAGGATAATCATAAGCGGTGGCGGAACAGGAGGACACATCTTCCCGGCTATCTCTATTGCCAATGCTTTGAAAGCTATCGACCCAAATACCGAGATCCTTTTTGTGGGTGCCAATGGCCGCATGGAAATGGAAAAAGTGCCGGCGGCGGGTTATAAAATTATCGGTCTGGATATCCAGGGCATACAGCGTGGTTCCATCAAAAAAAACCTGATGTTCCCGGTTAAGCTGGCCAAAAGCGTGCTTACGGCTATCAAAATTATTAAAGATTTTAAGCCAGATGCAGCGGTGGGTGTTGGTGGTTATGCTTCCGGTCCGCTGTTGTACGCTGCTTCGCTAAAAAACATACCATACCTCATACAAGAGCAAAACTCGTATGCGGGTATTACCAATAAATGGTTGGGCAAGCATGCCAAAAAAATATGTGTGGCCTTTGATGGTATGGAGAAGTTCTTCCCTATGGATAGAATCATCAAAACCGGCAACCCAATCCGTAAAGACGCGGTGAACATTGCCGGTAAGCACAACCAGGCTTTGGAGTTATATAGCCTGTCGGCCTTTAAAAAAACGATACTGGTAACCGGCGGCAGCCTTGGCGCGCGTACGCTGAACAACAGTATCATGAACGGTATTGATAAATTGCTGGCGGCCGATGTACAGGTGATATGGCAAACCGGCAAGTTTTATTATAAAGGGATAATTGAAAAGTTAGGTGAAAATTATCATCCTAATTTACAGATCAGGGAGTTTTTAACCCGTATGGATCTGGCTTATGCCGCTGCCGATATCATCATATCACGTGCCGGTGCCGGAACCATAGCCGAACTGTGCGTGATTAAAAAACCGGTGATCCTGGTGCCTTCGCCAAATGTGGCCGAAGATCATCAAACAAAAAACGCTTTGGCGCTGGTACATGAAAACGCCGCCGTATTTGTGGCCGACCGTGATGCCGAAGCTAAACTGGTAGACAGGGCGCTGGAATTATTAGCAGACCGCGACCTGCAAAAAAAATTGAGCAATAACATTGCGCAGATGGCTATGCCAAATGCCGATGAAACTATAGCAAAGGAACTTATCCAAATTATAAGTAACAATTAA
- a CDS encoding FtsW/RodA/SpoVE family cell cycle protein, with the protein MHRILNNTKGDRWIWLIVILLSVISLLAVYSSVATLAFKQGKGVEILLMKHIFMILGGIVLMYVSHKLDYRYYAGISKVMMIVTIPLLLYTLVFGSHINNASRWIAIPGTGLSFQTSDLAKLALITYLARTLSRKQENIKDVKESFLPIMGSVCLVFILIALANLSTALMLFGVSILLLIIGRISIRQIAITCGAGLILLLGVIFLGPRRHTYISRVNVFLHPELAKADKSFQSDHAKIAIASGGIFGKGPGNSTERNYLPESYSDEIYAIIIEEYGLVGGLTVVGIYLFLLYRCIKIVTKAPKAFGALLACGLSFSLTIQAFANMAVAVGLGPVTGVPLPLVSMGGTSILFTSIAFGIILSVSKDIEEGKKEKSEPKRDNTGPNKIIVGEIRTA; encoded by the coding sequence ATGCATAGGATATTAAACAACACAAAAGGAGATCGCTGGATATGGCTTATAGTCATCCTGCTTTCTGTTATATCCTTGTTGGCGGTATATAGTTCGGTGGCTACGCTGGCCTTTAAACAGGGCAAGGGCGTGGAGATCCTGCTCATGAAGCACATATTCATGATTTTGGGAGGTATTGTGCTGATGTACGTTTCGCATAAACTGGATTACCGTTATTACGCAGGCATCTCGAAGGTAATGATGATCGTTACCATTCCTTTGCTGTTGTATACACTGGTTTTTGGCAGCCACATCAATAATGCCAGCAGGTGGATAGCCATTCCCGGAACTGGATTAAGCTTCCAGACATCGGATTTGGCTAAACTGGCTTTGATCACCTACCTGGCCCGTACACTATCGCGTAAGCAGGAAAATATAAAGGATGTGAAAGAATCATTCCTGCCTATCATGGGTTCGGTGTGTTTGGTGTTTATCCTGATCGCTTTGGCCAACCTTTCAACAGCATTGATGCTGTTTGGGGTTAGCATATTGTTGCTGATCATCGGTCGTATCAGTATCAGGCAAATTGCCATTACCTGCGGGGCGGGTTTGATATTGCTTTTGGGCGTAATATTCCTGGGGCCAAGGCGCCATACTTATATATCGCGTGTTAACGTGTTTTTACACCCGGAACTGGCAAAGGCTGATAAATCATTCCAGAGCGATCATGCTAAAATAGCCATCGCCAGCGGAGGCATTTTTGGCAAAGGCCCCGGCAACAGTACCGAAAGAAATTACCTTCCCGAGTCGTACTCGGATGAGATCTATGCCATCATTATTGAAGAATATGGTTTGGTTGGAGGGTTGACAGTAGTAGGGATCTATTTGTTCCTGCTGTATCGGTGTATAAAAATTGTAACCAAAGCGCCTAAAGCCTTTGGTGCTTTACTGGCTTGCGGTTTAAGCTTCAGCTTAACCATTCAGGCTTTTGCCAATATGGCTGTGGCGGTTGGTTTAGGCCCGGTAACAGGTGTGCCGTTGCCATTGGTAAGTATGGGTGGTACATCGATATTGTTTACCAGCATAGCGTTCGGGATCATCCTTTCTGTAAGTAAGGATATTGAAGAAGGTAAAAAAGAAAAAAGCGAACCGAAACGAGATAACACGGGGCCGAATAAAATTATAGTGGGCGAGATCAGGACGGCATAG
- the murD gene encoding UDP-N-acetylmuramoyl-L-alanine--D-glutamate ligase, whose product MNHDNNNKDANQKHPLQGAGGAVRLVVLGAGESGAGAAYLAKQQGFDVFVSDFGAIADNYKKQLEEWAIPFEEKQHTEELILNAAEVIKSPGIPDKAPIIKKLKEKGIPVISEIEFAGRYTDAKIIGITGSNGKTTTSSLTYHILHEAGVNVGLAGNIGKSFAYQVATEKFEWYVLELSSFMLDDMFKFKVDVAVLLNITPDHLDRYDYKMGNYVASKFRITQNQTAADYFIYCVDDPETVTGMKERTFGAQLLPFSIQQKFEPGAYLDENENIVINTKQAHFTMSIQELALQGKHNIYNSMASGIVAKVLELRNETMRESMGNFKAIEHRLEFVANISGIRFINDSKATNVNSTWYALESMTSDVVLILGGVDKGNDYSMLDDLVKSKVKAIVCLGKDNRRIHEAFDDMVEIIVNTSSAQEAAQVAYHLATKGDTVLLSPACASFDLFKNYEDRGRQFKLAVREL is encoded by the coding sequence ATGAACCACGATAACAACAACAAAGACGCAAATCAAAAGCACCCCCTTCAGGGGGCGGGGGGGGCTGTACGCCTTGTTGTCCTCGGTGCCGGAGAAAGTGGTGCTGGTGCGGCTTACCTTGCCAAGCAGCAAGGCTTTGATGTTTTTGTGTCGGATTTTGGGGCTATTGCTGATAATTATAAAAAACAACTTGAAGAATGGGCTATCCCGTTTGAAGAGAAACAACATACTGAAGAACTGATACTGAACGCGGCCGAAGTGATCAAAAGTCCCGGAATACCGGATAAGGCACCGATCATCAAGAAGCTGAAAGAAAAAGGGATTCCTGTTATATCCGAAATTGAGTTTGCCGGGAGGTACACTGATGCTAAAATCATCGGCATAACGGGATCAAACGGTAAAACTACAACCAGCAGTCTCACCTACCACATTTTGCATGAGGCAGGTGTAAACGTTGGTTTGGCAGGCAACATAGGCAAAAGCTTCGCCTACCAGGTAGCTACCGAAAAGTTTGAGTGGTATGTGCTGGAGCTAAGCAGCTTTATGCTGGATGATATGTTCAAATTTAAGGTTGATGTAGCCGTACTGCTGAACATAACGCCCGACCACCTGGACCGTTACGATTATAAAATGGGAAACTACGTGGCATCCAAGTTCAGGATAACGCAGAACCAAACCGCTGCCGATTATTTCATTTACTGTGTCGACGACCCGGAAACAGTAACCGGAATGAAGGAGCGAACGTTCGGGGCCCAGCTGTTACCGTTTTCCATACAGCAAAAATTTGAACCGGGCGCATACCTGGACGAGAACGAAAATATTGTTATAAACACCAAACAAGCACATTTTACAATGTCAATTCAAGAACTGGCCCTGCAAGGCAAACACAACATTTACAACTCAATGGCATCGGGTATTGTAGCAAAAGTGTTGGAACTGCGCAACGAAACGATGAGAGAGAGCATGGGCAATTTCAAAGCCATTGAGCACCGACTGGAGTTTGTTGCCAACATCTCCGGCATCCGCTTCATCAACGATTCGAAAGCTACCAACGTTAACTCAACCTGGTATGCTTTAGAAAGTATGACCAGCGATGTGGTGCTGATTTTAGGCGGCGTTGACAAAGGAAATGATTACAGCATGCTTGATGATTTGGTGAAAAGCAAGGTAAAAGCCATAGTGTGCTTAGGCAAAGATAACCGCCGTATCCATGAAGCATTCGACGATATGGTGGAGATCATTGTAAACACATCATCAGCCCAGGAAGCGGCACAGGTAGCCTATCACCTGGCCACTAAAGGCGATACCGTATTGCTATCACCAGCCTGCGCCAGCTTCGATCTGTTTAAAAACTACGAAGACCGCGGCAGGCAGTTTAAGTTGGCAGTGAGAGAATTGTAA